A DNA window from Hordeum vulgare subsp. vulgare chromosome 1H, MorexV3_pseudomolecules_assembly, whole genome shotgun sequence contains the following coding sequences:
- the LOC123403749 gene encoding putative 12-oxophytodienoate reductase 5, translated as MEPIPLLTPYKMGQFDLAHRVVLAPLTRQRSYGNVPQPHAAVYYSQRATAGGLLIAEATGVSDTAQGYTHTPGIWTAEHVEAWKPIVAAVHAKGALFFCQIWHVGRVSTFELQPGGAAPLSSTEKGVGPQMSFDGHREEFSPPRRLTIEEIPAIIDDFRKAARNAIDAGFDGVEIHGANGYIIEQFLKDSANDRTDEYGGSLKNRCRFALEVVHAVVKEVGGHRVGIRLSPFTDYMDCHDSDPHSLALYMSTKLNEHGILYIHMIEPRMAIVDGRRVVPKRLLPYREAFKGTFIANGGYDREEGGKVVTEGYTDLVAFGRLFLANPDLPKRFEVGAELNKYDRMTFYTPDPVVGYTDYPFLE; from the exons ATGGAGCCCATCCCTCTCCTGACGCCGTACAAGATGGGCCAGTTCGACCTTGCCCACAG GGTGGTGCTGGCGCCGTTGACGAGGCAGCGCTCCTACGGCAACGTGCCGCAGCCGCACGCCGCAGTGTACTACTCCCAGCGCGCCACCGCCGGCGGGCTGCTCATCGCCGAGGCCACGGGGGTCTCCGACACGGCGCAGGGCTACACCCACACCCCGGGAATCTGGACGGCGGAGCACGTCGAGGCGTGGAAGCCCATCGTCGCCGCCGTGCACGCCAAGGGCGCTCTGTTCTTCTGTCAGATCTGGCACGTCGGACGTGTGTCCACGTTCGAGCTGCAGCCCGGCGGCGCAGCGCCGCTGTCGAGCACGGAGAAGGGGGTTGGGCCGCAGATGAGCTTCGACGGGCATCGAGAGGAGTTCTCACCGCCGAGGAGGCTGACAATAGAGGAGATACCTGCCATCATCGACGACTTTAGGAAAGCCGCCAGGAACGCCATCGACGCCG GTTTTGACGGTGTGGAGATACACGGCGCAAACGGGTACATcatcgagcagtttctcaaggatAGCGCCAACGACCGCACAGACGAGTATGGTGGTAGTCTCAAAAATCGGTGTCGCTTCGCTCTCGAGGTGGTTCATGCTGTCGTCAAGGAGGTCGGTGGCCATCGTGTGGGCATCCGCCTTTCCCCATTCACGGACTACATGGACTGCCACGACTCGGACCCCCATTCCCTTGCACTTTACATGTCCACCAAACTCAACGAACACGGCATCTTGTATATCCACATGATCGAACCGAGGATGGCCATCGTCGACGGGCGAAGAGTGGTGCCGAAGCGTCTTCTACCGTATAGAGAGGCATTCAAAGGGACCTTCATCGCCAATGGTGGATATGACCGCGAGGAAGGGGGCAAGGTGGTCACAGAGGGTTACACTGACCTAGTGGCCTTCGGGCGGCTATTCCTCGCGAACCCGGACCTTCCAAAGCGGTTCGAGGTTGGTGCGGAGCTGAACAAGTATGACAGGATGACCTTCTACACCCCTGACCCCGTTGTTGGCTACACCGACTACCCATTCCTCGAATAG
- the LOC123426302 gene encoding putative 12-oxophytodienoate reductase 5, with amino-acid sequence MEPIPLLTPYKMGQLDLAHRMVLAPLTRQRSYGNVPQPHAAVYYAQRATAGGLLIAEATGVSDTAQGYKDTPGIWTAEHVEAWKPIVAAVHAKGALFFCQIWHCGRVSTFELQPGGAAPLSSTEKGVGPQMSFDGRLEEFAPPRRLAVEEIPAIVDDFRKAARNAIDAGFDGVEIHGANGYIIEQFLKDSANDRTDEYGGGLENRCRFALEVVDAVVKEVGGHRVGIRLSPFTDYMDCHDSDPHSLALYMSTKLNDHDILYIHMIEPRMAIVDGRRVVPKRLLPYREAFNGTFIANGGYDREEGGKVITEGYTDLVSFGRLFLANPDLPKRFEVGAELNKYDRMTFYTSDPIVGYTDYPFLE; translated from the exons ATGGAGCCCATCCCTCTCCTCACGCCGTACAAGATGGGCCAGCTCGACCTCGCCCACAG GATGGTGCTGGCGCCGCTGACGAGGCAGCGCTCCTACGGCAACGTGCCGCAGCCGCACGCCGCCGTGTACTACGCCCAGCGCGCCACCGCCGGCGGCTTGCTCATCGCCGAGGCCACGGGGGTCTCCGACACGGCGCAGGGATACAAGGACACCCCGGGGATATGGACGGCGGAGCACGTCGAGGCGTGGAAGCCCATCGTCGCCGCCGTGCACGCCAAGGGCGCGCTCTTCTTCTGCCAGATCTGGCACTGCGGCCGCGTGTCTACCTTCGAGCTGCAGCCCGGCGGCGCCGCGCCGCTGTCGAGCACGGAGAAGGGGGTGGGCCCGCAGATGAGCTTCGACGGCCGGCTAGAGGAGTTCGCGCCTCCGAGGAGGCTGGCGGTGGAGGAGATACCTGCCATCGTCGACGACTTCAGGAAGGCCGCTAGGAACGCCATAGACGCCG GTTTTGACGGCGTGGAGATCCACGGTGCAAACGGGTACATCATTGAGCAGTTTCTGAAGGATAGTGCCAACGACCGCACCGATGAGTATGGTGGGGGTCTCGAGAATAGGTGTCGCTTCGCTCTTGAGGTGGTCGATGCTGTTGTGAAGGAGGTCGGCGGCCACCGTGTGGGCATCCGCCTCTCCCCCTTCACCGACTACATGGACTGCCATGACTCCGACCCCCACTCCCTTGCGCTCTACATGTCCACAAAGCTCAACGACCACGACATCCTGTACATCCACATGATAGAGCCGAGGATGGCCATCGTGGACGGCCGACGAGTGGTGCCAAAGCGGTTGCTGCCGTACAGGGAGGCCTTCAATGGTACCTTCATAGCCAATGGTGGGTACGACCGCGAGGAAGGGGGCAAGGTGATCACCGAGGGGTACACTGACCTGGTGTCCTTTGGACGACTATTCCTGGCAAACCCAGACCTGCCAAAGCGGTTTGAGGTCGGCGCAGAGCTGAACAAGTACGATAGGATGACCTTCTACACCTCGGACCCCATCGTTGGATACACCGATTACCCCTTCCTCGAATGA